Within Celeribacter marinus, the genomic segment CGCGGACGCTTGGCTTCACAACAACCCCCAACCAGATTTTGGTGACAGAAGCAGGCTTGCGCCTGAGCACGGCAGATTCTACGGCGGTTGATGTCACTGGCACTGCTGACAGCCTCATTTCGGAGCATCTGTCGCTTGAAAACCTACCAGCTGAGGAACTCATTGTTATTCTAACAGGAGATGGCGCTCGTCGCTTGTCGGCACAGTTTGAAGAGGCAGATCAGCCTGTTCAAACTGGCCTGAACCGTCCACTGGAAGTTCTTGTGAGCGATGCCTTGAGTGGACGCTTGGAAATCATTGACACCATTAGCGGGCATTCCATTGCGACACGCTATGTTGACGAAACCGGCCGGATAAATGTGGCGGGCCTAGATTTGTTGCTCAATGGCGATGTGGCCACGGGTGATAGCTTTACAATTGCTGCAAATACCCGAGGTGCGGGTGATGGGCGCAATATTTCTCAGATCCTGGCCTTGCAGTCTCTTAACAAACAAACGGGGCAGGGCGGGTTTGCCACAAGCTTTAGTGCGCTGATCACTGACATGGGCGCGAAAGTGAAAGCGGGGACCATTGCTGCGGAGTCTGCTGAAGCTGTGAGAGATGCTGCGCGCGAATTAGAGTCAGAGTTTTCTGGGGTCAATCTTGATACCGAGGCCGCCAGGCTTTTGGAGCAGCAGCAAGCCTATCAAGCGCTCGCACGGGTCTTGAGCACAGCCAAAGAGTTGCTGGACACTCTTATGAATTCGATTTGATGAAAGGCCGTTAACATGACGATTAGCACCAAGATGTTCAATGAACAGACAATCGCCAATCTTGGCCGCCTGTCAGAGCAATTGAGTGGCCTGCAAGAGCAGGTTGCCTCGGGGAAGAAGCCGATAAAACCCTCAACAGACCCTGTTGCAACCGCCAAGCTTTCGGCCGCCAAAGAGCTTGAGGCTGGGTTGGCGCGGTTTCGCGGCAATATGAACCGGATTGACACACGTTTGAGCGAAACCGACGTTGCATTGGGCCAGGTGCAAACCGTTATGACGCGCTTGAAAGAGCTTTCTATTCAGGCTTCAAATGACACCCTTAATGATGTGGATCGGCTATCAATTCGCAAAGAAGTGACACAGCATAAGGCCTTTTTGGTTGGTTTGGCCAACACCAAAGATGCGCAGGGGCAAGCGCTTTTTGGCGGCTATATGACGAATACTGCCCCGTTTGCCATGAGTTTAGATGGCCAGGTCAGCTACCTCGGTGACACCGGAATGCACAGTCTACCTGTCTCGCAATCGCTGAGCCTGGCGACAGGGCTTGATGGCGCTGCAAGCTTCATGCGCATTCAAACAGAGCAGGGGCCAAAGTCGGTTTTTGATATTGTTGCAGAGTTTGAAACATCGCTGAAGGTGATGGCCGATCGCGAAACCAGTGTGAAAGTGCTGTCCCCCGACGGCGCAAGGCTTAGTTTTGAAATTGGCCGTTCACCACGGCCCCAAACTCTGCGCCTTGAGGGGAGTCTTGGTGCGGCCGATATCACAGTGACGATGGTATCGGGGACGATGCGTCCCATGATTGAAGCCATCAATGCGCAAACTTCCGCTACGGGCGTAAGCGCCCAAGTTTCAGAGGATGGAAATACCATCAGATTGAAAAGCAGCGACGGCGAGGCGTTTACAATATCTGGGTTTCAGGCCGATGATATTGATGGCGCAGAGTCAGTGCCAAGCCGCCAGATCACCGTGCAACAAATTGTGGGTGACACTATTCTTGGGGAGCCTGTGGTGTTGGTGGATCAAGACAACGCGCTCAAAACATCTGTGGCAGGTTTAGACAGCGTGATCGTGCACATGGCCTCTGCCCGCGCGCAAGTGGGCGCCTTTGCCGCTACAGCCGAAATTCAGTCTGATATGCTCGCACGGCAAGAGATGATGATTACGGAAACTCTATCCGGCATAGAAGATGCCGATCTGACTTCTGTCGTGACTGAATTACAAAGCCTATTGGTCAACCGTGATGCTCTACGGCAAGTCTTTGCCAAAGTCGGGCAACAAAGCCTGTTTGATCTGATCCGATGAAATTCTGGCTTTCTGTCATAGTCTCGTGCGCTTTAACATTCGCTGCGCAGGCCTCTGAGCCTGATTGCGAGGCGATGGCTGCCGAAGTGGGGCGTTTGGCTCAACTTCCTGATGGTTATCTTCCCGCCATTTCGCGGATTGAGGCGGGCCGCCAGCACGACGGCAAACGCCGCGCTTGGCCCTGGACGTTAAACCACTCTGGCAAGGGACTCTATTTTGAGAGCAAGGCTGAAGCCTTGGCTTATCTCAAGACAGCCACGGTAAAAGGGCGCACCAACATTGATGTTGGCTGTATGCAGATCAATCACTATTGGCACGGCCATACCTTTGGTTCGCTCGAAGAGATGATCGACCCTGTCAAAAACATAAAATATGCGGCCGCCTATCTGACAGAGCTTTATGAGCGTCATGGTTCTTGGGTTGAAGCGGTGAAACACTACCACTCACCGGATGAGGCGCGCGGAGTTCGCTATTATAAGGGGTTTCAGACGGCTCATCGTGTGTTACAAAAACAGCCGCCTGAAGCACCAACAACCGCTCAGTCGCTCTACGCCAGCTCTGGTTTTTTGGGTTTTTCTGGCGCGGCGACATCGCAACTTGTTGTTGGACTTAGCGCAGATAATAGTGGCACATTATTGCCGCCAGTCTCACAAATTGATGCGATTACAGCCGCTTATCAGAGCCTTATTGACGCTTTGGGCCCCGACGCACCGAGCACGGAGTTTTTTGTGTGGCAGGGCAGTACAGCGCTGACCGACCGCTTACAGACAAGAGGTGTGTTGCACGCAAAGTGGCAGAATGTTGAGGTCTTTCGTCGGGCGCTTGCCGTAGGTGTGCCTTAACGCTCTACTGCCCGAATGTTGTCTTGTATCTTTAGATATGCGGCAAAGAGATCCGCCTCTGTGAGCACCCCCAGCATCTTGCCTGTCTCTTTTGAAACAACTGGGATGCTTTCGCCCACAAAAGAGGACGCAATTTCGATGGCCTCATGCATCGAGTGGGTTTCATTGAGCGTGAGTGGAGAGCGATCAAGAAACGCGGAGACGGGTTTTTCAGGTGGAGCGTCCAGCAATTGATTGATTGTGATTTTTCCCACAAAATTGCCGTCATACGTTAAGCAATATGCCTCTGTTTGCGCTTTTTTACGTAACTCTGTCATAACCTCTTGTGCGGTGCCATTTGTCGGGGTCGCGATGTAATCACAGGTGGCATAGCCAGCCACTGTGGTTTGATTGAGGCTGAGCTGGTTGCGGCCAAACCGTAAATCAATCCCGCGGTCCATAAGTTGACGATCAAAAAACGAATGGCCAAAAATATTTGAGGAAACCACTTGGCTTACTATGACGGCCAGCAGTGTAATTAGGGTGAATTCATAGGATAGGGTCAGCTCCAAAACGATAAAGACTGTTGCCAACGGGGCGCCAACGACACAAGCCGCCACTGAAGCCATGCCCGCAAGGGTGAGGGCCGCTGTCAAACTGCTGGCCACGACCGGCTCAAAGGCTTTAGCTAGAAGGGCACCTGATGCCGCGCCGACCAGCAAGGCAGGCGAGAAAACGCCACCAAAAAACCCAAAGCCCAAGCAAATGCTTGTAAGAATAATCTTGGCCAAGAGTAAAGTTGCGATAAAGCTCAGGTCTTGGGGCGTGTTGAGCAATGACACCAAGGCATCTGTTCCAAGGCCCAACGCGTTTGGAACGAAAGAGCCGATGATGACCACGGCACAGACGGCAATGCTTAAGGATTGATAGGGTTTGAGCCCCCAGTTTTTGTTGATGACGGCAAATTTTCGCAAGCTGATCATGAATATTACGGCAACTAAGCCAAACATAACGCTTGCCAAGATGATAGGCAGAAACGCTTCGATCAAAGCGGGCGCTTCTCCGCGAAGCGTGAGGGGGTGCGGCAATTGGAAGACATAATTGACCATCGCAGCCGCTACGATTGCGCTTGTTGCGATTGGGGCCATCGCCTTTGGAGAAAAGTGCCGCAGCACAGCTTCATGGGCGAAGATAATTCCAGCGATGGGGGCATTAAAGCCTGCTGAGATAGCCGCTGCAACACCGCATCCAATGACAACATTGCTGCTCATAGGCACAAAGAACAGCTTTTTCAGTCCTGCTCCGGCGGTGGCCCCAAAGTGCACCAACGGTCCATATTGCCCAACCGACGCCGCACCACAGGCGGAGATCAAAGCTACAAGTGTTGAGGCAAGTCCTGCGCGCAAATCTAAGGGCTCGACATCTTGATGGGCGGCGTAGATCGTGTCGGCTGGACCATACCAGCGTGGGATGTCAAAAACCCTTCTTATCAGCAATATCAAGATCGCTGCTCCGGTGATGAAACCTGTTAAGGTGAGATCAATTGATACCCTCTCAAGTGTTAGAAAGTTACCGCTGAAGGTTTTGCGCAGCTCGGCAAAGTATTTTACACTATTTACAAATGCGGCGGCGGCTATGGCGACAATGGCCCCGATCACCGCGCCGAAACTGGCACTCGCATAGGTTGATACGATCTTGTTGTGCTTGATGGCTTGAGAATAGTTCATAATATATCCCGCGTCCTTAGTTAGTCAGCTTAATATATAAAATGATAATATCACTAGTGATTATTATATTATTAGTTTGGCACGCTTCCTGCAAAACACATGAGACTTTAACCGAGCGAGGAAGAATATGTACGGGATTATCAGAACTGGCATGGCAACCGCGATGCATGAAATTGCAGTCGTTTCCAACAACATCGCAAACTCGGGCTCAACGGGCTTCAAAAAGAGCGACGTATCTTTCGCTGATATCTACGGCTCCGCCACGCCTGATACTGTGGCCCGCACCACGACGGGCTTTGGAAGCTCAATTTCGGACACGCGCCGCAACGACGGTCAGGGAACAGTTTTGACTCGAGCTGGGGCTTTGAATATGGCTTTGGTTGGCCCTGGCTTGTTCGCCATTTCTCCCCCTGACGAAACCGGGGGAGCTTCTGAGGGCATGCTTTTTACTCGGAATGGTGAGTTTTCGTTAGATAAAGAGGGCTTCTTACGCTCGGCAGACGGATCTTTCGTGCGCGGCCTTGTTGGTGGTGAGGAAGGAAGCACTTTAGAAACAATCCAAATTCCGTTTTCTCTCGAAGGAGAAAACATGAGCCAGCTGGAAGTTGGTTCTGATGGTTTAATTTCTGCGACTTACGGCAACAAGACGGTTGTGGAATCTGGTCAGCTGGCTGTTGTGAACTTCTCCAACCAAGGCGGTTTGCGAAACGTTGGTTCCGCGCGATTTGCCCAATCTTCTCAGTCGGGGGATCCTATTTTTGGCGTTGGCGGGCAAAGTGGTTTTGGCACAATTCAAACCGGTGCCTTGGAGGGATCAAACGTAGATATCACCCAAGAAATGACGGTGATGATCCGTGCACAACAACAATTCAGCGGGTCTGCGAGAGTTTTGCAGGCTAATTCTGACATGGTCGAAAAGCTGACGCGTTGAATGATTTGGGGCTGAGTCATGCTCGGCCCCGCATATTCATTCGTCTGGTCGGTCCACGAGTAATTTAAAGAAGAAACCTAATATTCCGAGGCCCCAAATGAGTGCAACGAAATGCCAAGCGGAAAGGTTTTGTAGTGGTTGGAACTTTTCTTCCGCAAAGGGAATAGACAATATCCCAATTGCCGCCGCAAAAAGGAAATAGCGTATAATCATACATTGTCTGCAAATGTGTGGTTTTCTTTTCTTTTTGGGAGAGGGTGTCTTGATCAAGATTGGTGACCACCTTTGGCAATGTTGTGCGACACTCGGATATTACCAGCGACACTGTCAAAAATGTTATATCTAGACCTAAAATAAAATATTATGTAGCATCGATGCAACTTAAATGTGCGGTGCTGCTTTGCTTCCACTCAATATAACACATATCCCTGGTTCTGGCTCAATGGCATCAACGTCTTTGGCAGACGCGCTTCGGCCAGCTGCGCGGCCACCTTTCGGGGCTCCGACTCTTCGACAGACAAGTCAAGGTTTGCCTGCGCTAGATAAGCTTGATGCGTCGG encodes:
- the flgL gene encoding flagellar hook-associated protein FlgL — translated: MFNEQTIANLGRLSEQLSGLQEQVASGKKPIKPSTDPVATAKLSAAKELEAGLARFRGNMNRIDTRLSETDVALGQVQTVMTRLKELSIQASNDTLNDVDRLSIRKEVTQHKAFLVGLANTKDAQGQALFGGYMTNTAPFAMSLDGQVSYLGDTGMHSLPVSQSLSLATGLDGAASFMRIQTEQGPKSVFDIVAEFETSLKVMADRETSVKVLSPDGARLSFEIGRSPRPQTLRLEGSLGAADITVTMVSGTMRPMIEAINAQTSATGVSAQVSEDGNTIRLKSSDGEAFTISGFQADDIDGAESVPSRQITVQQIVGDTILGEPVVLVDQDNALKTSVAGLDSVIVHMASARAQVGAFAATAEIQSDMLARQEMMITETLSGIEDADLTSVVTELQSLLVNRDALRQVFAKVGQQSLFDLIR
- a CDS encoding transglycosylase SLT domain-containing protein, which translates into the protein MAAEVGRLAQLPDGYLPAISRIEAGRQHDGKRRAWPWTLNHSGKGLYFESKAEALAYLKTATVKGRTNIDVGCMQINHYWHGHTFGSLEEMIDPVKNIKYAAAYLTELYERHGSWVEAVKHYHSPDEARGVRYYKGFQTAHRVLQKQPPEAPTTAQSLYASSGFLGFSGAATSQLVVGLSADNSGTLLPPVSQIDAITAAYQSLIDALGPDAPSTEFFVWQGSTALTDRLQTRGVLHAKWQNVEVFRRALAVGVP
- a CDS encoding chloride channel protein codes for the protein MIGAIVAIAAAAFVNSVKYFAELRKTFSGNFLTLERVSIDLTLTGFITGAAILILLIRRVFDIPRWYGPADTIYAAHQDVEPLDLRAGLASTLVALISACGAASVGQYGPLVHFGATAGAGLKKLFFVPMSSNVVIGCGVAAAISAGFNAPIAGIIFAHEAVLRHFSPKAMAPIATSAIVAAAMVNYVFQLPHPLTLRGEAPALIEAFLPIILASVMFGLVAVIFMISLRKFAVINKNWGLKPYQSLSIAVCAVVIIGSFVPNALGLGTDALVSLLNTPQDLSFIATLLLAKIILTSICLGFGFFGGVFSPALLVGAASGALLAKAFEPVVASSLTAALTLAGMASVAACVVGAPLATVFIVLELTLSYEFTLITLLAVIVSQVVSSNIFGHSFFDRQLMDRGIDLRFGRNQLSLNQTTVAGYATCDYIATPTNGTAQEVMTELRKKAQTEAYCLTYDGNFVGKITINQLLDAPPEKPVSAFLDRSPLTLNETHSMHEAIEIASSFVGESIPVVSKETGKMLGVLTEADLFAAYLKIQDNIRAVER
- a CDS encoding flagellar hook-basal body protein; translation: MYGIIRTGMATAMHEIAVVSNNIANSGSTGFKKSDVSFADIYGSATPDTVARTTTGFGSSISDTRRNDGQGTVLTRAGALNMALVGPGLFAISPPDETGGASEGMLFTRNGEFSLDKEGFLRSADGSFVRGLVGGEEGSTLETIQIPFSLEGENMSQLEVGSDGLISATYGNKTVVESGQLAVVNFSNQGGLRNVGSARFAQSSQSGDPIFGVGGQSGFGTIQTGALEGSNVDITQEMTVMIRAQQQFSGSARVLQANSDMVEKLTR